In Dolichospermum flos-aquae CCAP 1403/13F, the following proteins share a genomic window:
- a CDS encoding aldose epimerase family protein — MFTIDIQQRQYKTYILSDKTAGTQIEVVPERGGIITRWLVQGQEIFYLDAERFTHPDLSVRGGNPILFPLCGNLPDNIYIVDGKEYTIKQHGFARELPWTATAQNTEGKASLTVVLSSNEETKAVYPFDFQLAFTYELQGNTLVVRQEYKNLSSTPMPFSAGFHPYFLCGDKNQLEVELPSTRYQDNKTKEIHAFNGKFDFNQDEIDFAFGQLTSKSATVTDNSRRLKLTLDYDDFSTWLVFWTVKGKEFYCLEPWSATRNAFNTGENLTVLAPGAICTASFGLTANLF; from the coding sequence ATGTTTACCATTGACATTCAACAAAGACAATACAAAACTTACATCCTGTCAGATAAAACCGCTGGTACACAAATAGAAGTTGTCCCAGAAAGAGGTGGTATCATCACTCGTTGGCTAGTGCAAGGTCAAGAAATATTTTACCTAGACGCTGAACGCTTTACTCATCCTGATTTGAGCGTCAGGGGCGGCAATCCAATTTTGTTTCCTCTTTGCGGTAATTTACCTGATAATATTTACATTGTTGATGGAAAAGAGTATACCATTAAACAACATGGCTTTGCGCGGGAATTGCCTTGGACAGCAACAGCGCAAAATACTGAAGGTAAGGCTAGTCTAACTGTAGTTCTCAGCAGCAACGAGGAAACAAAGGCAGTTTATCCTTTTGATTTTCAATTGGCTTTTACCTACGAACTCCAAGGTAATACCTTAGTAGTGCGTCAGGAATATAAAAATCTGTCATCTACACCCATGCCATTTTCCGCTGGTTTCCACCCTTATTTTCTCTGTGGTGACAAAAATCAGCTAGAAGTGGAACTTCCTTCTACACGATATCAAGATAACAAAACTAAGGAAATCCACGCCTTTAACGGCAAATTTGACTTTAATCAAGATGAAATTGATTTTGCCTTTGGACAACTAACCAGCAAATCAGCCACGGTCACAGATAACAGCCGCAGGTTGAAGCTAACCCTCGATTACGATGATTTCTCTACCTGGTTGGTGTTTTGGACTGTTAAAGGCAAAGAATTCTACTGTCTAGAGCCTTGGAGTGCCACCCGCAATGCTTTCAACACTGGTGAAAACCTGACTGTGTTAGCTCCTGGAGCTATTTGTACTGCTTCTTTTGGATTAACGGCAAATCTTTTTTGA
- a CDS encoding type II toxin-antitoxin system HicA family toxin — translation MKRVDLVRHLEANSCEFLREGGSHTIYVNRAAQRSTSIPRHREINNLLARKICRDLQVPDPNIT, via the coding sequence ATGAAGCGTGTAGACTTAGTTCGTCATCTTGAAGCCAATAGTTGTGAGTTTTTAAGAGAAGGTGGTAGCCATACTATTTATGTCAATCGGGCTGCACAGAGATCAACGTCTATTCCACGCCATCGTGAGATTAACAACTTACTTGCTAGAAAGATATGTCGCGATTTACAAGTGCCAGATCCAAATATAACCTAA
- a CDS encoding type II toxin-antitoxin system HicB family antitoxin: MFKRVSEGYIGFVEELPGANTQGDTLDEARVNLEEAIELVLEANRFLTEELLQDQDVIREPIFLSVA; the protein is encoded by the coding sequence GTGTTCAAGAGAGTCTCTGAAGGCTACATAGGTTTTGTCGAAGAACTGCCTGGAGCAAATACTCAGGGTGATACTCTTGATGAAGCAAGAGTTAATCTGGAGGAAGCTATTGAGTTGGTACTAGAAGCTAACCGCTTTTTAACAGAGGAACTACTTCAAGATCAGGACGTTATTCGTGAACCTATTTTTTTATCAGTTGCATGA
- a CDS encoding type II toxin-antitoxin system VapC family toxin, whose protein sequence is MKNIYFLDTSYILALEIKNEYAHHQVIQNWSNLAISKPFLVTTTYVFDEIVTFLNSRNLHHKAVEIGNQLLESPDIELVEIDQVLFNQGWEYFQKYQDKSYSLTDCLSFIVMQDRKISTALTLDNHFRQAGFKILPS, encoded by the coding sequence ATGAAAAACATATATTTTTTAGATACAAGCTATATTTTAGCTTTGGAAATAAAAAATGAATATGCTCATCACCAAGTAATACAAAACTGGTCTAATTTAGCGATTTCAAAACCATTTTTAGTCACGACAACTTATGTTTTTGATGAAATAGTCACTTTTTTAAATAGCCGAAATCTTCATCATAAAGCTGTTGAAATTGGTAATCAGTTACTAGAAAGTCCAGACATAGAATTAGTTGAGATAGATCAGGTTTTATTCAACCAAGGATGGGAATATTTTCAAAAATATCAGGATAAGTCTTACTCTTTGACAGATTGTTTATCCTTCATTGTCATGCAAGACCGAAAAATTTCTACAGCCTTGACCTTAGATAATCATTTTCGTCAAGCAGGATTTAAAATTTTACCATCATAA
- a CDS encoding type II toxin-antitoxin system VapC family toxin, with protein MNYLLDTNIVSLALKQNSQILHKITISESKEEKIFISCITYFEIRRGFLAVDAPKQRARFEEFCQEYPIIFLDDLAILEKAAQIHANLRLRGVPIQTEDVLIAATAILKDLIVVSNDSDLARVEGLSLENWVEL; from the coding sequence ATGAATTATTTATTAGATACTAATATTGTTTCTTTAGCACTCAAACAAAATTCCCAAATTCTTCACAAGATTACAATTAGTGAGTCTAAGGAAGAAAAGATTTTTATTAGTTGTATCACCTATTTTGAAATTAGGCGAGGTTTTTTAGCGGTTGATGCACCAAAACAAAGAGCAAGATTTGAGGAATTTTGTCAAGAATATCCGATTATTTTCTTAGATGATTTGGCAATTTTAGAAAAAGCTGCCCAAATTCATGCTAATTTGAGATTAAGGGGTGTACCAATTCAAACTGAAGATGTTTTAATCGCTGCTACTGCTATTCTTAAAGATTTAATTGTGGTTTCTAATGATAGTGATTTAGCCAGAGTTGAGGGTTTAAGTTTAGAGAATTGGGTAGAATTATGA